The genome window CGCCAAGTTCACCGATCCTGATAACATAAATATTAGCGGCTTCTTCTTTTCTTAAAGAAAGATTAAAACCTTTCAGGAATATTTCTATGGGGTCGCCTAACGGCGCTACTCTGAGGATCTTGATATGTGTACCCCTGCATACTCCCATATCCAGCAACCGGCGACGTATTTCTCCGACTGCCGAAACACGCACTATTTCCGCTTTATCACCTTTTTTTAAATTCGTAAGAGCTGTTTCCATATAAATATTTTCCGGTTTGTGCTTCCAAATTAGGCTTGACTAATTAGTCATACCTAATTTAAACTATTATTTGATAGCTGTCAATATAAAAGGAACGAAAAAATCATGAAACTCAGTACTGCCATGGAAGATTATCTGGAAGCGATCCTCATGATCCGCAACACAGGTGAAAAGATCAGGGTTAAAAGCCTTGCGCAACGCTTAAACATTAAGCCGCCGTCTGTTATCGATATGCTGAAAAATATGGCGAATAACGGTTATGTGGT of Candidatus Margulisiibacteriota bacterium contains these proteins:
- a CDS encoding FeoA family protein, with protein sequence METALTNLKKGDKAEIVRVSAVGEIRRRLLDMGVCRGTHIKILRVAPLGDPIEIFLKGFNLSLRKEEAANIYVIRIGELGDGKPMGLPGRRQSDGQEGCGA